Within the bacterium genome, the region AAGCACGAAATGCGTATATTTCGCTCAGTTGTGCTAATACGAAAGGGAGGGGGTAAACCCCTCCCCTACGCGTATCCATCGAAGGGACGCTGCTACTCGTACTCGTCATCTCGAGCGGAGCTCCGCGAAGTCGAGAGATCTCATGCGCTCCATTGCGCGAGATTTCTCCACTCGCTCGCGGACTTACTCGGTCGAAATGACGATAAAAAGAGTTTTGCAGCGTTCCCCTTGTTCTCATCGGGATTCCTTCGCCGCAACTTCTTTTGATTCGATGATCTTATCAATGAGACCGTACTTCTTTGCTTCTGCGGCGGTCATGAAGTAGTCCCGATCCGTGTCCTGCTCCACTTTGGCAAAATCCTGGCCGGTGTGGTGCGCGAGGATGTTGTTCAGACGGTCCTTGATCTTGAGGATGCGCTCGGCGCGAATTTTGATATCCGATGCCTGCCCCTCTGCGCCACCGAGCACCTGGTGGATCATGATCTCCGAGTTCGGCAGCGCGTAGCGCTTGCCCTTGGCACCGCCGGCGAGGAGCACCGCGCCCATGGACGCAGCGAGTCCCACGCAGATCGTCGCAACGTCCGGCTTGATGTACTGCATCGTGTCGTAGATCGCCATGCCCGCGGTGACGGACCCGCCCGGCGAGTTCACGTAGACCTTGATGTCCTTCTTGCTGTCCTCGGACTCCAGGAACAGGAGCTGCGCGATGATCGTATTCGCCATCGCGTCGTCCACGGGCTCACCAAGGAACACAATGCGATCCTTCAGGAGCCGCGAGTAGATATCGAACGCGCGCTCACCGTACTGGGACTTCTCAATGACCATGGGGATGAGGGTGTTGGAGGGCATAGGTGCATTGGTGCTCATGAATACTTGCAGTGTAGCACACCTACACCACCTTCCAGGAGTCCCCGTGCTGCACCAACGCGCCGGGAACCCCAAACCCGCTCGCCTTCTTGTGGCCGCCACCGCCGAGAGCTTCGGCGAGGGCTCCGAGATCAACGCCGTCGCGCGTCGTGCGGAGGGACCCACGGACGATGCCGTCGCCGCGATCGCTCAACACGCAGATGGCGCGCACCGGCAGGATGGTCTGAAGGAAGTTCGAGAGTCCGCTCGCCTGCTCGAGCGCGTCTGCGGAGAGGCCGCGGAAGTCCTCGGGGAGGAGCACGCACGTCGCCACGCCCCACCGCGGGTGGACGCGGAGCCGCGCGAACGCCGCGCCCCAGAGCTTGAGCACGGCAATCGGCTTGCGTCGGTACACCGCGTGGAGCACGGGACCCGGACGCGCGCCCGCCATGACGAGACGCGCGGCCGTCGCAACAGCCGCGGCGGAAGTCGCGGGATTCGTCAAGCTGTCCGTGTCGGTGATGAGACCAAAGTAGAGTGCCGTGGCAATCGCGGGCGTGATCGGAATGTGGCATGCATCGAGCATCGCCGTGATGATCTGCGTCGTGGATGATGCTGGCAGCACGAGGTTCACGTCACCGTACATCGTGTTCGTCGCGTGGTGATCAATGACGATGAGCTGCCCATCCGTCGCCTTCCACTTCGGAAGCTCATCCGCAACACCCGCGAACGCGATGTCGGATGAGTCCACGATGACGATGGCATCAAACGTTCCATCCCCCCCCTCTCCGCGTCCGCGCTGCACAATCCCCTGAATCCCCGGGATCCCATCGAACTGCACGGGGATAGGATCGGGACAGTAGAGCACGACATCCTTCCCCGCGTCGCGCAGCGCCGCGCCGAGCCCGCAGATGGAGCCCACGGAATCGCCGTCGGGGTGCTTGGGCGAGACGAGCAGCACCCGACGCGCGGCAACCAACCGCTCCCAGACGGAGCGGTACGCATCGTGGTGCGCAATGGCGGAACTGGAAGCAATCGGCATAGCCGTCTATGATAGCGAGATACCCCAGCGATGTCAAGGCGATCCCGAAACGAGAAAGCCCCACCTCACGAGGAGGTGGGGCTGCTGTAGGCAGGGACGCGCGGGGTGCTACTCGGGAGAGTCAATGGACTTCCTGATCTGCCTGCATTCGATCAGTTCCGCCAGAGGATGTGACCCAAGACCACGGCGCGCTCATACGAGTCCCCGATCGTCGCCAAGAGCGTGAAGACGCGGTCGCCGCAGGCGGTCTTCGTCTGCAGCAGGTCACTCACGAATATCCCGTGGAGCTGCCGTAGCACCTCGCGGTGCTTCCAGAGGGTGCAACAGGAGTTGGCCTGCGCCTCCTCGTTGTCCACGTTGAACCAGAGATCCTTCGGATCGAGCTCACGGTGGTGGGGCGAGAGCACCGTGCTCTCGAGGAGTTGCCCGAGGAGCACCGAGTGTTCACGGTCAGTATGCACCTCCCTGAAGATCGGCCATACGCGACGAGCGCACGCGGTGGTGTTACACCCCTCCGCATCAAGCTGCGCGATCACGGCGACGAGGCGCTTCTGGAACGCGGTGCTCGTCAGCGTCTGCATCACGGGAAAACCTTCGTCGTGCACAACCGACGGATAGCTCGCGAGCGGCGTCTTTGGACCGGACAGGTGCGCGTACGGAAACTCCTCGAGCACGAACGCCAGCGCAGCGATAGACCCTTCGTCCGGTGCCTCATCCACGATGGCGCGCCAGAGACCGTTGAGCATTACCTCCTTCGCATCCTTGCTCGGTCGCATGAGCGCGAGCAAGCGATCCTGCGTGTTCTTAGAAGGTTCCACGAGCGATTCCTTTCGTTTGGGGGAAGGAGCAACAACACTACGAGCACCGTAGCGTCCCCATGGTTGCTTGTCAACAGGAACCCGTAAAACGTGCTGGTACGATGGGAGTAGCTATGTACCTCGAGCGCATTGACCTCAACGGCTTCAAGTCGTTCGCGAACGCGACGACGCTTACGTTCCTGCCGCCGACCGATCGGTCGCGTGGCATCACGGCGATCGTCGGGCCCAATGGGTCCGGCAAGTCGTGCGTCGTGGATGCCATCCGCTGGGTCTTGGGCGAGCAGTCCATGAAGCTCCTGCGCGGGAAGAAAGCGGAGGACGTTATCTTCGCCGGCACGCCAAAGCGTCCACGGCTCGGCGTTGCCGAGGTGACGCTCGCGCTCAACAACGATGACGGCACCGCGCCGATTGACTACCGCGAGGTGACGATCGGCCGCCGCGTCTACCGCTCCGGCGAGTCCGAGTACCTCCTCAACGGCACCCAGGTACGACGGGAGGACATCCAGCTCCTCCTCGCGCGGTCCCGCATCGGCCAGCGCACGTACTCGATCATCGGACAGGGCATGGTGGACGAGTTCCTCCTCGCATCGCCGGCTGCGCGCAAGAGCTTCTTCGATGAGGCCGCGGGGATCCGACCGGCAGAGCTCAAACGCGACAGCGCACTCCGCAAGCTCGCGCGCGCAGAGGAGAACCTCCACCAGGGCGAGGCTCTCCTCCAGGAGCTCAGCCCGCGGCTGCGCTCACTCACCCGCCAGGTCAAGCGCCTGGAGCGACGGGCGGAAGTTGAGCACGAGCTCGCCATACTCCTCGAACAATTCTACGGCACGCGCTGGCACGACCTCCACGCCGCGGTGGAAACCGCGAACGCGGCGCACGCGGAGACAGACGCGCAGCGCACGACGCTCCAGCGCGACGTGGACAGCATCCAGTGGAAACTCACGGACCTGGAGCAGCAGGAGCAGCACGATGACGCATTCCTCCCGCTCCAGCGCGAGTACGAAGCACTCGTGGACAAGCGCCAGCACCTCCGCGAGCGCGTGCTCTCGCTCAAGCACGAGCTCGCGCGGCGCGCGGCATCGCGCGAGGAGCTGCCGGCCGCCGCGCTCACCACAGACCTCGACGCGGTCCTCCGAGATACGCACGCGCTCCTCACTGCGCTGCGTACCCTCACCGCGCTCGATGAGCTTCCGCCCATGGTCGAGCGGTTCCAGACGCTCCACGAGCGCATCGCGGCGGTCCGCCAGCGTGCGAATCCCGATGCGCCGCAAGCACCACCGGAGCTCCGACAGACGGAGCAGACACTCGTGGGCATCGAGACACAGCTCAAGGAGACCCAGCAGCGCATGAGCACGCTCCACGCGGAGGAGCGGAAGAAGAAGGGGACGCTCTTTGAGCTCCAGCGCAACTACCGCGAACGGCAGCTCGCGCTCAACAGCGTGACGAACCGCGCGCAGGACGCGCGCATCGCGCTCGCGCGGCTCGAACAGCGCCGCGAGGACCTCCTCGTGGAGATCGCGCGCGACATCGGCGCCGATCGAGATCCTCTGACGCTCACGCCACCCACTGCACCGCTC harbors:
- a CDS encoding DHH family phosphoesterase, whose translation is MPIASSSAIAHHDAYRSVWERLVAARRVLLVSPKHPDGDSVGSICGLGAALRDAGKDVVLYCPDPIPVQFDGIPGIQGIVQRGRGEGGDGTFDAIVIVDSSDIAFAGVADELPKWKATDGQLIVIDHHATNTMYGDVNLVLPASSTTQIITAMLDACHIPITPAIATALYFGLITDTDSLTNPATSAAAVATAARLVMAGARPGPVLHAVYRRKPIAVLKLWGAAFARLRVHPRWGVATCVLLPEDFRGLSADALEQASGLSNFLQTILPVRAICVLSDRGDGIVRGSLRTTRDGVDLGALAEALGGGGHKKASGFGVPGALVQHGDSWKVV
- a CDS encoding AAA family ATPase; its protein translation is MYLERIDLNGFKSFANATTLTFLPPTDRSRGITAIVGPNGSGKSCVVDAIRWVLGEQSMKLLRGKKAEDVIFAGTPKRPRLGVAEVTLALNNDDGTAPIDYREVTIGRRVYRSGESEYLLNGTQVRREDIQLLLARSRIGQRTYSIIGQGMVDEFLLASPAARKSFFDEAAGIRPAELKRDSALRKLARAEENLHQGEALLQELSPRLRSLTRQVKRLERRAEVEHELAILLEQFYGTRWHDLHAAVETANAAHAETDAQRTTLQRDVDSIQWKLTDLEQQEQHDDAFLPLQREYEALVDKRQHLRERVLSLKHELARRAASREELPAAALTTDLDAVLRDTHALLTALRTLTALDELPPMVERFQTLHERIAAVRQRANPDAPQAPPELRQTEQTLVGIETQLKETQQRMSTLHAEERKKKGTLFELQRNYRERQLALNSVTNRAQDARIALARLEQRREDLLVEIARDIGADRDPLTLTPPTAPLPADAEQRIAYLKRDIAAIGALDEETVREYEETRERVAFLESQTTDLRRSIHALEDIIAELAEDIDRAFHASFTTINEHFERYFRQLFGGGQARLTLLRAAQHEDANEQEDEDASLPDIPPVDRPSRVARSMSGVVAGIDIAATPPGKRIKSISMLSGGERALTAIALLCAIISSSTSPFVVLDEVDAALDEANAVRFAEILKDLSKHTQFLVVTHNRYSMERAAAIYGVTMAGDGASRILSMKLEEAKEMAT
- the clpP gene encoding ATP-dependent Clp endopeptidase proteolytic subunit ClpP, whose protein sequence is MPSNTLIPMVIEKSQYGERAFDIYSRLLKDRIVFLGEPVDDAMANTIIAQLLFLESEDSKKDIKVYVNSPGGSVTAGMAIYDTMQYIKPDVATICVGLAASMGAVLLAGGAKGKRYALPNSEIMIHQVLGGAEGQASDIKIRAERILKIKDRLNNILAHHTGQDFAKVEQDTDRDYFMTAAEAKKYGLIDKIIESKEVAAKESR